The proteins below are encoded in one region of Methanosarcina barkeri 3:
- a CDS encoding TetR/AcrR family transcriptional regulator produces MQDKKTVQEDRKNMKRDKKAKIISIQDAMCMLIETKGYENVTIRDIAEAGGVSIGLIYKYFPGGKFDILKEISYRYTDELLMTNKSGNIDFNDFPGYIRNVIKNMQQYTRDNISLSKALIIAALLDDGIVEEIKNLDFKNEYYKAVSELFCRFNGVEIGDKDPLEVLIDWGIAVKGVIQCDLIYSLSLIKSEESLIDLMVDISLRIWGYQNTS; encoded by the coding sequence GATAAAAAAGCGAAAATTATCTCTATTCAGGACGCAATGTGCATGTTAATAGAGACAAAAGGTTATGAAAATGTAACCATCCGAGACATAGCTGAGGCTGGCGGTGTGAGCATAGGACTGATCTACAAATATTTCCCGGGAGGTAAGTTTGACATCCTTAAGGAAATTAGCTATCGATATACGGACGAGCTACTGATGACAAATAAGTCCGGAAATATTGATTTTAATGATTTTCCTGGCTACATAAGGAATGTAATAAAAAATATGCAGCAATACACCAGAGATAACATATCTTTGTCAAAAGCGTTGATCATAGCCGCACTGCTCGACGACGGGATAGTGGAGGAAATCAAAAATCTGGATTTTAAAAACGAGTACTACAAAGCTGTGTCCGAACTTTTTTGCCGTTTCAATGGCGTTGAGATAGGCGATAAAGACCCTCTTGAAGTCCTTATTGACTGGGGAATTGCGGTAAAAGGAGTTATCCAGTGCGACTTAATTTATTCCCTATCCCTCATCAAGAGCGAAGAATCCCTGATCGACTTGATGGTCGATATATCTTTGAGGATCTGGGGATATCAGAATACATCATGA